In Paramormyrops kingsleyae isolate MSU_618 chromosome 11, PKINGS_0.4, whole genome shotgun sequence, the genomic window GCCGGCCACTGCAGACTGAGCCTGCTCAGAGAGTAGAGTCTGGTCTGCAGTCAGGTTAACAAACACtggtgaaagaatgggtcgttctggaGAGCTCAGTGAGTTCAAGCGTGGTGCTGTtacaggatgccacctttgccaGGTCAGAACACCTGAAGTCAGACTGCCACTGCGGATGCCAAGTCTCAGTTTCATGAGATAAACAAGTAGCCTCACCCATGAAAACATGCCTAAAATGAGCCCTCTGTGCAAAGTAAGATGAAGAAATCAAGAAATCAAGCCTGGatcaggtaaacttgacttagccccctGACTTTTCCAATAGCTAGAAACACCCCTGCTAATAGAAAACAATATTATTGATCTCAATAATGCACTTCTTACTAGTTAGAAAATATTTCTGACttgtcatatttacatttttgcgAGTTATAATTTCAATTCTAGATATCTGCAATACAATCCTTCTTTGGTCAAAACTCAGGCAGTTAAAACCATGCCCCAACACGCCTCCTATGTGGCAGTTCATAAGAGGAAATGTATTAGTGTAATTACCTGGTTGACAGCTACCTATTAAAATACTGTAGCAGATCTGCAATTTGAACCAACGAAAGGCATGACTCCAATTTTGAAATATGGTtatatatattacagctgtATTTGATCAGTAAAACTTAGCATAAAAAACAAGTGCTATAGGTCAAGTTCATTTTACATGATGCCACTTCTGCCTTTCTGTCTCTTTGCTCTTTTCAGGAATGATGGATGTGTTACTCATTCTTGAAACCATTAGAAGGAAAGTTTTAACACTTAAGCGCAATTATCGGCAACCCAGTGGATCTGAGGATGCAATGAATGAGTCGTGCTCATCATGACTTGAACAGCGAACTTCTTGAAAGCTTAACAGCTTTACAAGAGGTCATTGCATGAAGGAGTCACCAAACAGCTTCCATCTCCGCTCCATGTATTCTAACAGGAAAGACACTTGTTGGGCTACTACCATGTACCATGTGAACGGGTGAATGGCCAGTTGTCAGCGGACGGATCGGTGGCCAGTTGTGGGGAGCCAATGGGTGGCCTCATGTTCGACAATTCCCCTCACTTCAATCAGCAGGCGCCTGATCTTCACCACCTCATCTGAAGAGGAGGCAGTTCCTGTGGGACTGGCAACCCTTCAAATTCTGAAGCCAAGGTACTCAGGACATCAGTTCTGCCGCATGCATGGGAGCGCACAAGCCGGAGCGAAGGTGCAGGCTGCTGGGATTGTAGGGGAGAACCGTCATTCTGTCATACCCAACGGGAGGAAGGACGTGACCAAAAAAAATGCACCAAACTGAAACCAACCATGATCTTGTGGAAAGCACTTAGATACACAACCAACACAACCAAGAACGAAGCAGAGAGGCAGCTGGAAGTGATTAACATgagggcaggaacaagaggtaagacaaacAAGCATGAGGTGTGGCTTCACCAGGTGTGAGGAGACATAGCAGGCAAGACGTGACAGGTAACATCAAGCTGTGCTTCTTGTTCCTTCTTGCTTTCAACTTTAATCTCTTTTTATTTCTTCAATTTTACATTTTGCTTAAAATGTAAACACGAAGTTTTATCTGGATCATTCGTATTCATCTCATTTTTTGTGGTTGGTAAGAGTTAGTTCAGCTAAGtgtgcatactgtatataaatctGCATAAAAGTAAATAATCATGTATTAAACTCAAAAAACACTCCACAGTCAGCTAAGaaatgcatattttatcatttttagaGACTTGTGGGAACTGCACAGAAAATGATAAGTATCAGGTTGTGGATGCTGGAATTGACCATTTTCTTGGTCCAGGTAAGCATGTATTTGCAACTTTTTTGCAGTCTAATGAACTATCCAGGATTTTTTTCTCTTCGGTATTTTGAGGTTTTGGGGAGTTGGAGgttgtttttgcttcctcattGCAGAACTTTAAAGGTATGTAGACAATGATGGTTTCACTGTGGTTTTTATTGTGATTTAGCTCTTTATAAACTTGCATATTTCAGATTTTCACTTTTGGGTCCTGCGAAGAGGTTACACCATGTACAGCTGGATTCTCTGAAGAATTTTACTTGTTCAAAGCAGATCAAAAATATTTGGGCAAGGGAAGGACAATAGGGAAAGGTAAAGTAATATTTTAGATTTTGACATTCTTGAATTCTCACAAATTTACTAGTATAAAAAATGCAAGATACACATATATTGTACTTTGTTTTGATATTGACTATcagaataatataaaaaaatttatAGAGAAATCTTTTGTCATTTCTTTGGTTATTTCATATCAGATGGAGACTGAGTTGACTTACTATCAGCCTCAAAAGTGCAGACAGTGAATAGATGATGTCATGGAAGTCAGACAGTCTGGTGAAATGCCATCTCTGAACTGCCTATCGTGTGTCTGCCATGTAATGGAatggcgtcccatccagggcatTCCTGTACTGTTTGGGACAGAATCCAGTTCAGCCctacaaccctgtactggataccTAGTTAGAAGGTGGGTGCATATTAATGTTTGTTTCTTCTTGCAGTTCTATATGATGACTGCAGTGGGCACCAGAGGTTCCTCTTTAACTCAGCAGATTCCCATTTTGAGGTGGAATCAGATGGGACTGTCTTAATAAAAAGGCCCGTGACCTTACATGAAGGGCACAAGAGCTTCTTTGTTCATGCCTGGGACTCAGTGGGCAAGAAGGTCACTGCAAGAGTCAGGGTGCAGCTTGAGCCACAGACCAGCCATGAGCTTCTTGGTGTGGAAAATGTCCCAGCTGAACAGGTAAGATGTATTGCATGATTGTAGTGATTTTGGTCCATTTTGTTTCAAGTCCTGAATTGTGATTAGTTTGTACTCCATGGTGTCCTTCTGGTTTCCAGTTTGAGGGCAGTGAGTCTGTCCCAGTGCTGGAGTTTCCATGGTCCTCGGCTGGTCTCAAAAGAAGGAAGAGAGATTGGGTGATTCCTCGAATCACAATTCCTGAAGGTGACATGGGTCCCTTTCCTAAGGCGGTAGTGAAGGTATGTCATATTTTTATACGTTACTGACGCTTTGCTTTCAAATGTCATCTACTTTTATGCTCATCCAATAAacaatgcttttatttttagatCAGGTCCAGTAAGGATAAAGAAATTATAATGGAGTACTGGATTACTGGTCCTGGTGCAAATGAGCCACCTAAAAACATTTTCACTATAGACAGAACCTCTGGTCAGCTCTATGTAACACAGCCTTTGGACAGAGAGAAGTGTGCCACCTACACCGTAAGCACTGCTTCACTTTTCTTTAATAAAGATGAAAAGAATCTTAACCTGAATTGAGATGCCCAAATGTTACTCCTTTTCCCCAGCTTCTGGCTCACGCTAAAGCTGTTGGATCTTTTCTTACAAAAGAGGAACCTATGGAATTCATAATTAAAGTGGGTGATCAGAATGACAACAAGCCTGTCTTTACACAACATGTATATACGGGCAGTGTTCCAGAAGCCGAGGGTGCAGGTACAGTGTGCTGACACGCTTCACATTGCTGCTAAAGGTCTGCTTTGATACAGACATTGCATTAGCTTGATCTCTTTGCATGTGCTTTCCCCAAAAATATCTAGATTATGAGATCCTGAGTGTCACGGCAACAGATGCTGATGATCCCGAGACAAGTAATGCAGCCTTAAGATACAGCATTATAAGTCAAGATCCACTGGCACCAGCTCCAGACATGTTTGCTATTAATCCTACTACTGGGCAGATCCGACTGAATAATGGTCAACTTGATAAGAAGGTAGGTGAGCTTTTCTTCCTCTGACCAATAACAGCTCTGTCTGAACAAATGTGTAACCTGGATTTTTCTTTCCAGAAATACCCTCAGTATACACTGACGGTTCAAGTTGCTGATAGGATGGGAGAAGGTTACGTAGTTACCTGTACAGCCGTAATCACTGTGACGGACAGTAATGACAACGCTCCTCAGTTTGACCGACAAAACGTAAGTTAGGTTTCACCCAATAATTACAACGCAGTAGCATCACCGCTGGATATGTGCTCATGTTAATGACCCTATTCTGTCCACAGTATGAGGCGACTGTGCCAGAAAATCAAAAAGACTTTGAAGTTCTGAGGTTGCCAGTGACTGATGCTGATGATCCTGAAACTCCTGCCTGGTTCACGAAGTTTAAGATTATCCAAGGGAATGATGGGAATGTCTTCAATGTGTCAACTGCCCCTGGTGGCCTGGATGGCGTCGTCACTCTAATAAAGGTAAAGTCCCAGTTTTACAGCTGTCATGTTGTTTTACAGTGCGGGAAGGATGGAGGCGAAGGCAGGTGTCGGGGGAAAGTAAAGGGGCTTTATTCAAACGAAACACAAGACAAAAGGCAAAAGGAAATTGACCACAAGGGGGCATGACATAATGTTTGTCACTTGTTCTTTAATACATGAGCAGGGTATACTGGGCTATAGTGAAGGTattaatatgtaaaatatgGCCTATTATGTAGAGTGCCAAACTAAACTAAGTACagattatgcaaaaaaaaaaaaaaacacaaaaacttaTTGGACTCGTATAACCTTTTTATGGTTTTAAACATCTACTGTTGTGCTTGGTTCCTTAAGACAATGAGTCAGATATCTGTCCTATTGATATCTTAGGTGCAAATTTTACTAGTAATTTTACATGACATGTGCTTGTTTCCCTGATGTAGGAGCTGGACTTTGAGAAGAAGAACAAATACACGCTGATGGTTACAGTGGAGAATGAAGCTCCATTTGCCATCCGGCTGCCCACAGCCACAGCCACAGTGGTGGTGAATGTGGAGGATAAGAATGAAGCTCCAGTGTTCAATCCACGCGAGAAGCATGTGTCTGTGGAAGAGAACTTGGCTGTGAATGAGATAGTGACTCAGTATACAGCAACCGATCCAGACACTCGCATGAAACAGACAATAGagtaatgaaatgcatttattttctaaTGTGGTTGTATCTGCCATGTTTATgatccaagaatttcacctaaCCTACTACTTGTACCTCACCTCTCAGGTATAGAATGGTTCCAGATCAACTTGGATGGCTAGCTATTAATAAAACTACTGGCTACGTTACTATTAAGAGCAAAATGGACCGAGAAGAATCCTCTCTTATTGATGGAAAATACAAAGTTCTGGTTCTTGCTGTTGATAATGGTACCTTTTTTTGTCCATGTTACCCTTAATCTAAATCAGGGAGATGCATGTAGTCCTTGAATCTTAAGCCTTTTTGGGTTTTGCAGGTATCCCTCCTACCACAGGGACTGGGACATTGATTGTGGACCTGAAGGATGTGAATGATAATGCCCCAACAATCGACCAAAGAGAGATCGGTATATGTAACAAGGACCCTAAGCCAGTGTTGCTCTCCGTCAGTGACAAGGACGGGCCTGAGTTTGGCCCCCCCTTCAGAGTGGAGCTTCGGGATAAATCCAGCAACGATTGGACTGCAAAAATGAATGAAAGCAGTAAGCATGTAGCTGTTTGCAGAAGAGGAACAACAACTGGGGGGGGCTGGACGAAGTTAGGATGTTTGAACATGGCTTCACCACCTTGATGTTGTCTCGCTCCTATATATGCCCCTAAACAAGGGTTATGGATGTGAATTGTATTCCAGCACTAATCAGCATTGCTGACCCCATTtgattctccccccccccccttcagataCAGGCATTATACTTGGATTAAAGGAACAGTTGCCACAGGACAAGTACAATGTGGTCCTAAGGGTCTTTGACAGTAATAACCTTTATACAGACAATACTCTGGCTGCTGGTGTCTGTGACTGCATCGGAAATGACGTTTCTTGTGACAACAAATATGAGGTAGGTGGGCTTTTCTTCCTCTGACCAAACACAGCTCTCAGTCTGAACAAATGTGTGACCTGATCTTATCTTTCCAGAAATACCCTCAGTATACACTGACAGTTCAGGTTGCTGATTTGGCAGGAGAAGGTTACACAGCTGCCCTTAAAGTTCATTTTATTAAGTAAACTTAAGTATAGTATATTTATGTAGTAAGTATACTGATATCAATGTACTAGCAGTATACTTGTAAGTGTACATTATAATACTTCTTGAGACTAAATGGGCCCACTTTTAGTTAATGAACGTATACTTTTTAAAGTATACTTTAAGTGTAAAAATAGTAATATTTGAGTACATATCTAATTTACATCTAAGTTTTATTTTGGTCAATATATTGGTCAATGCTTTTGGTGCTCGCAGAGTTCAGCCATACCAGTTCAATCACATTGctatgttttcatttaaaaaagaaGACACTGGTCTCCATTTTCGCCTTTCATCCACACAACCCCAGAATTTTCAGCCACCCAATATGGAGGTATATCTGCAGATACATCACCCATAGGCTCTGAGTCCCTGCTCTCAAGCTCGCTTCACTCACCAAGGGGGGCAAAAAATTTCGTACAATTTGTCCAAATCGTGGAGGGCCCTGCACCCCTAACACCGGCAGTATGGAAGGGTCAACTGTAGTGTATTTTTTACCTATGGATTAATTTTCCTGTGCTATCTAAACATTACACTGGACTgaaacatttaattaaaacacaagCTAATAATATACTTTAgcgcatcattttttcacaaGGGTCTACTGGAATACTACCTCAAAGAATCCAGTGTATGTGAAATAAGTACTAAGTATACTCTATAAAAAGAGTATGCGCAACTACAAGCCAAGCATACTTAAACTTTATGGCAAAAATACGTTATCAAACGTTTCATAAGTTTATCTTGTTCAAAAGATACACAAGTATAGGCTAAATATACTTAAACTTTGCTGCATTCTTCTCAGTATTAGCCAAGTATACTTAAGTATGATTTTGTCTCTGATAAGTATATAAAAGTCAAATGAAAGCATACTAACTAATTTTTAGCTTAAAATAAGTATACTAATAAACTTGAATAAACTTCTTTTTCGTAAGGGTTACTGTCGAGCCGTAATCACCGTGATGGACAGCAATCACAACCCTCCTCAGTTTGAAAAGCAAAACGTAAGTTAGGTTTTGCTCAATTAATACTACACAGTACTATAACAGCTGGATATGTGAGTGCACGTTACTCACCGTATTCTTTTCTTTCCACAGTATAAGGTGTCTGTGCCAGAAAATAAAGAAGACTATGAAATTCTGAAGATGTCAGTGATTGATTGTGATGAAGTTGAAACTCCTGCCTGGTTCACAAAGTTTACAATTATCCAAGGGAATGATGGGAATGTCTTCAATGTGTCAGCTGCCCCTGGTGGCCTGGATGGCGTCGTCACTACAATAAAGGTAAAATATTAGAGTATTATGAATTAAGTCATTTTGTGTGTTCCTGGCTGTTGGCTTGAGGATTTGACTATAATCTGAACAGCTGCCATGGACACAGATTTACAagtacagtgatacctcggtatcCGTCTGCTTTGGAATGAGTCCAACTTGGTATACGTCCTGTTTGGACGCTGAAAATTTAGCTTGGTATAcgacctttgtttggaataccaCTCGCGTGCTGGGTTGtgggagccaatcccagcattgTCAGGCgagaggcagggtacaccctaggcaggtcgccagtccaccacagtgccagcagccacacacactcacaggcaatttagagtagCTAAATTGAatatgcatgtctttggactgtgggaggaaattgAAGCAAACCCATGCAtgcacagagagaacatgcaaactccacacagaaaggcaccctgggtgacccagggatcaaacccaggacctgcttgctgtgaggcaacagtgctaaccactgcaccaccatgccaccccatggattaatcattttccttttatttcttatgggaagaATTCATTTGGAATACGTCCTGTTttgtataagtccaaggatctcgaacggattaaggacgtataccgaggtaccactgtaatttatTCTAAGTGTGCTTGTTTCCACTAAGATTGAGGATATAGAGTCTTTGATACGCGGTATGGTCTGATGCAGTCTTGGCAGTGAGGTGGTGTCATTCACCTTGGCAACTGAAGCAGATTGGGATGTGTTTCACCTTTTGCGAGGGTgaaaaaagtaacaaaaaaaggTGATCTGGACAGGTCAAATGGCACTAGACGTGCTCTGTGAGATAGTAGGAGGATCCATCAGATGTTAGTGATGCCTGCAGGACCAGGTCACGGAGAAGGTGAGGTTCTCACTTAGTGTGACTCCAAGGGTTTTTGGCAACTATTCATGATGCTACAGTTGCTTTGATCAGAGTGACCCAGAGTTCACTGTAAACTGAGGCCATATGTGAAAATCTTTATCAGACCGAGTTAATTATTCTCAGTTATGCCAGAGATCTTGCCAGTTCATCCTGGTTGTTAGCAAAACAGAAAGAGTGTTACATTTCTTTTAACGTCCAGTGTGTTTGTTTTCCATTCAAGGGTCTGGACTATGAGAAGAAGCGTCAGTACACTTTGCTGGTTACAGTGGAGAATGAAGCTCCGTTTTCCACTCAGCTGCCCACAGCCACTGCGACAGTTGTGGTGAATgtagaggatgaagatgagccTCCACCTGCATAGAGGCTGCAGATATTCAACCGAGTTTAAAATGCGTTTTATTAATACATTAGTATAATGATCATTTCTTTGGAAGATCCTCTATTTCAGGTATTTGCTCTAATACTTAATGTTGTAATCAATAAACGTCCTTGTGGTGTAGGATACAGTAGGTCTGAGGCCCCTCACCACCCTGACGAGGATGAATGGTTAATGTCAGTGATAAAATTACACCGTCCCTTAATCAATGAATATCATGCTAACTCAATAGGATAGAAAGGGCATCTCTGATTGTAATGTTTAATGTTCTTAGTTTTGGGTCTGAACCAGTTATTCTCATGTTGCTTTCACTGCAAAATCATAATCATGAACCTGAATGTAACTAACgttaaagtgctttgagactgGGGAAAGTCAATCTTAATTTCACCTAAACTCATACTGTCCACTGGCAACTTTTTCAAATCATTACTTGCTTCCAAGTTGACTGCATGTAAGAAAATGTACCTCACAATATTATCTTAACTGATTTTTGGTAACAGATGATAAAGTGGTTAAGGCCCTGAGCCAAAATGGAACCTcctgacatcacttcctgttctgACTTGTTAGGGATGACTGTCACTGTGACCTTTGACTGTGCCTGTGGGGATGATATGGGGAGAacttgcaaactccacacacatgaagcCATGGTGGAAACTCAAACCATAGTCCCAGAGGCGTGACggaacagtgctaaccactgcgcaaCCATGCCACCTCTAAAACAAGAACcaatacagaaaaacaaacacaagacaTAATTAACAGGGGGTATACCAAACTGAGTTCTGGGGCAGAAGACACAAATATTCAATATGATCAAACCCACGACGGTAAGGATTTGTGATTCTCAGCCACTGGCTCAGCCCATTCAGCAATGCAGGGCCCCAGGAAGCAGGGGAAAACACTTTGGACTGAAACGTACTAAGCACAGGAAAAGACGGGAGGACCaacaacacctgctggtcaaacagggaaacAATGGACAGAATGGGACAAGACAGGGACTGCTTCTGACatctacatatttttttatcaataAAATCTTAACAACTGCAAAAAAGAGATgtaaatatttcttattttatttctgtactGTTTTGGGGTTGGTCCATTTCACTGTTCAAAATAAATAGGACATAAATAGGTTATATGTAGGTGACTCAGTGAATGGTGTCACAGGGACGGGAAACCAGACACTCCTACATCTCTCCTCCTGGACAGCATGTTTCACACCTGAGCCCTGCAGCTCAGTGCTCACGCCCGTAAACTCACCTTGTCACTTCGACAACAAAATAGTCATCAGCCGCAGTCCCACCCTTCAATGACAGCTTTAGAACCCCATACTTGCTGTATTGAGTTTGCTAACAAGTGCTGGTTCTAAACCACAAACaacataaaaaggaaaaaaaaagtattttggaAGTTTCCATCTGTGATTACATTGTGTGCATTATTGACAATTTAAATGGCTCAAAACCAACAGAAAGCATTAAGGGAGGGGCAAACTTTGTGTACCTTACTAAATCGTAAATGTGTGACACTGTTAACGTATAGCTGAGAGAGCATGGTCAGCCAGTATCAGGAGAAATTGGGGGAACATGGTAAAATTACTCTTCTTACTccaggatttaaaccagcaaccttccaattatGGGCATCTAGTCCTAACCTTCACAGACACACGCCACCCTCAGACAAACAACTAAATAATCAATAAAAGTGAATAAGGTAAAAGTAATGATATTAATGGAGTAATAATGACAATTAATATAACAACTATTAATTAACTATTAACATAAATGTATGTGTAACATATAcaatatatgttttattttgtaaaatgtattaacattttgtattatattgtaGCAAAACTGGATCTTACGGTTTCATGCAAAACAATACCTGATGTTTCACATTTCATGTTTTCCAAGGAACAGTGACATAAGATGAATAAAATGATTTGCAATAGTTTATTATACCTGTTCCTGGAGTTTTGTGTTTTGGTATATGAGTACGCACACGTATGCACAAACAAAGaggctttatttgtcatttgtgcAGCACACAGGAATTCTTCAGATTGTTGCCTAATCCATGGTACCTGCTGACCAATATTCTTAAAGAAGCAAACTGTAGACTGACCCCCCATATATTAGTCATTACTATAAATATTATAGTAAatattaaagtattaattaCACTGTAGTCCTAAGCAttttcaatccatccatcca contains:
- the LOC111832928 gene encoding B-cadherin-like; the encoded protein is MISIRLWMLELTIFLVQIFTFGSCEEVTPCTAGFSEEFYLFKADQKYLGKGRTIGKVLYDDCSGHQRFLFNSADSHFEVESDGTVLIKRPVTLHEGHKSFFVHAWDSVGKKVTARVRVQLEPQTSHELLGVENVPAEQFEGSESVPVLEFPWSSAGLKRRKRDWVIPRITIPEGDMGPFPKAVVKIRSSKDKEIIMEYWITGPGANEPPKNIFTIDRTSGQLYVTQPLDREKCATYTLLAHAKAVGSFLTKEEPMEFIIKVGDQNDNKPVFTQHVYTGSVPEAEGADYEILSVTATDADDPETSNAALRYSIISQDPLAPAPDMFAINPTTGQIRLNNGQLDKKKYPQYTLTVQVADRMGEGYVVTCTAVITVTDSNDNAPQFDRQNYEATVPENQKDFEVLRLPVTDADDPETPAWFTKFKIIQGNDGNVFNVSTAPGGLDGVVTLIKELDFEKKNKYTLMVTVENEAPFAIRLPTATATVVVNVEDKNEAPVFNPREKHVSVEENLAVNEIVTQYTATDPDTRMKQTIEYRMVPDQLGWLAINKTTGYVTIKSKMDREESSLIDGKYKVLVLAVDNGIPPTTGTGTLIVDLKDVNDNAPTIDQREIGICNKDPKPVLLSVSDKDGPEFGPPFRVELRDKSSNDWTAKMNESNTGIILGLKEQLPQDKYNVVLRVFDSNNLYTDNTLAAGVCDCIGNDVSCDNKYEGYCRAVITVMDSNHNPPQFEKQNYKVSVPENKEDYEILKMSVIDCDEVETPAWFTKFTIIQGNDGNVFNVSAAPGGLDGVVTTIKGLDYEKKRQYTLLVTVENEAPFSTQLPTATATVVVNVEDEDEPPPA